One part of the Saprospiraceae bacterium genome encodes these proteins:
- a CDS encoding ankyrin repeat domain-containing protein, with the protein MLYKIITLFNWIAIAVIAVVAFLLIVEELSHKGGGDAAVQGMGKGILQLAIITLIVLLVLNLIPNHYGKYAAFAVVVVLTVFVLVLLVTPRWRDYQRIKRHAMEAAKPIFEDKTTEALARTFLEGDLEKWRTMQEKFPDEVKKGEFLAFAISESDNSNDKPDKQLACLQLLFDAGAKWDSVRTYELHFPAASSGKIALLRLLLEKGASANDIHHSFENHILFEALGAYKEPEATVKLLLEFGAKTDVTAVMNNEEGPVSPLFNAAKRERWGVCVVLLEHGADPNFKTSSGVTFRDIIKEADKNFTANPYGKMEDFERLKSLLK; encoded by the coding sequence ATGCTCTATAAAATCATTACCCTTTTCAACTGGATTGCGATTGCTGTTATTGCGGTTGTAGCTTTTTTACTCATTGTAGAAGAACTCTCCCATAAAGGAGGAGGTGACGCTGCAGTACAAGGTATGGGTAAAGGTATTCTTCAACTGGCTATTATTACTCTGATAGTTTTGTTGGTGCTCAACTTAATACCGAATCACTATGGCAAATATGCTGCTTTTGCTGTAGTGGTTGTACTCACTGTATTTGTACTCGTTTTATTGGTAACCCCCAGATGGCGCGACTACCAACGAATCAAACGGCACGCAATGGAAGCGGCAAAACCCATTTTTGAAGACAAAACTACCGAAGCATTAGCCCGTACTTTTCTGGAAGGGGATTTGGAGAAATGGCGCACTATGCAGGAAAAATTCCCAGACGAAGTTAAAAAAGGTGAATTTTTAGCATTTGCTATTTCAGAATCCGACAATAGCAACGACAAACCCGATAAACAATTGGCGTGCTTGCAACTCTTGTTCGATGCCGGAGCTAAATGGGATAGCGTTCGGACTTACGAACTACACTTTCCAGCAGCTTCAAGTGGGAAAATTGCCCTTTTGCGTCTGCTATTAGAAAAAGGGGCATCAGCAAACGATATACACCATTCATTCGAAAATCATATCCTATTTGAAGCTTTAGGTGCTTATAAAGAACCAGAGGCCACGGTGAAGCTATTGTTGGAATTCGGTGCAAAAACGGATGTAACAGCAGTAATGAATAATGAAGAGGGTCCGGTATCGCCACTTTTCAATGCTGCCAAAAGGGAGCGTTGGGGGGTATGTGTAGTGCTATTAGAACATGGAGCAGACCCAAATTTCAAGACTTCCTCTGGAGTTACTTTCAGGGATATTATAAAGGAGGCTGATAAAAACTTTACAGCGAATCCTTATGGTAAAATGGAGGATTTTGAGCGCCTAAAATCACTCTTAAAATGA
- a CDS encoding SgcJ/EcaC family oxidoreductase, with protein sequence MKKILIPTFLFLLMVSCQNQTENKSTTNNQNKTEMNATTEKQAIEKMLFSYRDALNTSDVSKVLALYTQDGVFMPSNAPSAIGQEQIKGSYEFVFKTIQLHIEFFIDDIVVNDDYAFARTTSKGTTLIHSNGQTIPEENRELFVLQKVDGQWKIARYMFNKMK encoded by the coding sequence ATGAAAAAAATCCTAATTCCTACTTTTTTGTTTTTGTTAATGGTAAGTTGTCAGAACCAAACAGAAAATAAATCAACAACAAACAATCAAAATAAAACAGAAATGAACGCAACAACAGAAAAACAAGCCATAGAGAAAATGCTTTTCTCTTATCGTGATGCTTTGAATACTTCCGATGTTTCTAAAGTATTAGCTCTTTATACTCAAGATGGTGTATTTATGCCTTCAAACGCACCTTCTGCAATTGGACAAGAACAAATTAAAGGTTCTTACGAGTTCGTGTTTAAAACCATTCAATTGCACATTGAGTTTTTTATTGATGACATTGTTGTTAATGACGACTATGCATTTGCAAGGACAACTTCAAAAGGCACAACACTAATTCACTCAAACGGGCAGACCATTCCCGAAGAAAACCGTGAGTTGTTTGTGCTTCAAAAAGTGGACGGACAATGGAAAATTGCTCGATATATGTTTAACAAAATGAAATAA
- a CDS encoding type II toxin-antitoxin system HicA family toxin has translation MGKVLELEKFTGTKGWYFVRQTGSHKIYKHETISGFILILFHGSKDLPKDTETSILKKAGL, from the coding sequence ATTGGGAAGGTCCTAGAACTTGAAAAGTTTACTGGAACGAAGGGTTGGTATTTTGTTAGACAAACTGGTAGTCATAAAATATACAAACATGAAACTATATCTGGATTCATTTTAATTCTATTTCATGGATCAAAAGATTTGCCAAAGGATACAGAAACTAGTATTTTGAAAAAAGCAGGACTATAA
- a CDS encoding response regulator transcription factor codes for MKHLNILIVEDEILIAETIKLYLAEVNHRTCAICISYDEAIAAFHLHAPDLVLLDIRLFGDKSGIDVANYLQSVEPKSPYIFITSQHDKRILELALKTIPYGYIAKPLQKETLWTSIEAAYQLFQTYHADHEKLEISDGKENYKINVNEIEFIQADHVYSHISFVKDKKLIIRKGLQNLQDMLSSSLLVRCHRSYIINTKFVKKWNREIVEMSTGKIIPISKSFREIIIHKLQD; via the coding sequence ATGAAGCATTTAAATATACTTATTGTAGAAGATGAAATTCTGATTGCTGAAACCATAAAACTGTACTTGGCAGAAGTTAATCATAGAACTTGTGCTATTTGTATTTCATATGATGAGGCTATTGCTGCATTTCACTTGCATGCTCCTGATCTGGTATTGTTAGACATTAGACTTTTTGGCGATAAGTCTGGGATCGATGTAGCTAATTACCTACAGTCTGTAGAACCAAAATCACCGTATATTTTCATTACCTCGCAACATGATAAAAGAATATTGGAATTAGCATTGAAAACAATCCCTTATGGTTACATTGCAAAACCTTTGCAAAAGGAAACACTTTGGACAAGCATTGAGGCGGCTTATCAATTATTTCAAACGTATCATGCTGATCATGAGAAATTGGAGATTTCAGATGGAAAAGAAAATTATAAAATAAATGTAAATGAAATAGAATTTATACAAGCCGACCATGTTTATTCTCATATTTCATTTGTAAAAGATAAAAAATTAATTATTCGAAAAGGCTTACAGAATTTGCAGGACATGTTAAGTTCAAGTCTATTGGTTAGATGCCATCGTAGTTATATTATTAATACTAAATTTGTCAAAAAATGGAATCGAGAAATTGTTGAAATGAGTACAGGGAAAATTATACCCATTAGCAAATCCTTTAGAGAAATCATTATTCACAAACTTCAGGATTAG
- a CDS encoding sensor histidine kinase, translating into MAQIKHWSVSIYILGWLLIGQTKIWGGNCDHSWLHSANMELNKMLLAYSPISALNYADSINNIIKNQNLEACPDALWILYNRGEALELHNRFQEALKEYYFLSTQAKLLKDFELMASCHISIARCMETIGRKADCLRHLLISKNIIESHKLWSLNSFLWVRYSSYHRIYESLDSSFYYANLAAQNSEIYKNIRQAADANMLIGMVTPKKDSSAQYFWKAKNYFISNNNYDGASYMALSIYNCHQKYHLKQPLGNWLDTMANYLNQIQEYNPSYHMLMSIYYETRSANFENDHHSDSAYSYSKLANNHLKLSKTDINQAEISQSEIDFLIREEKKKSDSLLKQSNLQKIAIAILGLCLLIIIGMFYSNHLKRRKIEQQKLFIQNQNQELNKSLERQNLLLSEVHHRVKNNLQLVISLLALHYNKIKNNSEFQFLEEIANKIRSIALIHEHLYNSGEFERIELGSYIKELLEHYLALHTSALKFEYHLESDSPIYLNLETTMPIGIICTELISNSLKYARREEVTLLLEFKLYALENKYILKYQDNGVFPSVKSSNKEGMGTMLIDSMVRQLQAQSSSSAFGTSSFNLIFQEKKVSAV; encoded by the coding sequence GTGGCACAAATTAAACATTGGAGCGTAAGTATCTACATTTTAGGGTGGCTGCTAATAGGTCAGACTAAAATATGGGGAGGAAATTGCGACCATTCATGGCTCCATAGTGCCAATATGGAATTAAACAAAATGTTGCTTGCCTATTCCCCTATAAGTGCTTTAAACTATGCAGATTCAATAAATAACATTATCAAAAATCAAAATCTAGAGGCTTGTCCAGATGCACTTTGGATTTTGTACAACCGGGGTGAAGCTTTGGAACTACATAATCGATTTCAGGAGGCTCTTAAAGAATATTATTTTTTGAGTACACAAGCCAAATTGCTAAAAGACTTTGAATTAATGGCCAGTTGCCATATTTCAATTGCCAGATGCATGGAAACAATAGGAAGGAAGGCAGATTGTCTAAGGCATCTCCTAATTTCTAAAAATATAATTGAGAGCCATAAACTGTGGTCGTTAAATAGTTTTCTCTGGGTTAGATATTCTAGCTACCATAGAATTTATGAATCTTTAGATTCAAGTTTTTATTATGCCAACCTAGCAGCTCAGAATAGTGAAATCTACAAGAACATCCGCCAGGCAGCAGATGCAAATATGTTAATCGGCATGGTGACTCCTAAAAAAGATAGTTCTGCTCAATATTTTTGGAAAGCCAAGAACTATTTTATATCAAACAATAATTATGACGGTGCTTCCTATATGGCTCTGAGTATTTACAATTGTCATCAAAAGTATCACTTAAAGCAACCTTTAGGTAATTGGTTGGATACCATGGCCAATTATTTAAATCAAATTCAGGAATATAATCCCTCATACCACATGCTGATGTCGATTTATTATGAAACGAGGAGTGCTAATTTTGAAAACGACCATCACTCAGACTCTGCTTACTCATATTCTAAATTAGCAAATAATCATTTAAAATTATCCAAAACAGATATAAATCAAGCGGAAATTTCCCAATCTGAAATCGATTTTTTGATACGTGAGGAAAAGAAAAAATCGGATAGTCTATTAAAGCAATCCAACTTGCAAAAAATTGCAATCGCTATATTGGGATTATGTTTGTTGATTATTATAGGAATGTTTTATAGCAATCATTTGAAAAGAAGAAAGATCGAACAACAAAAACTTTTCATTCAAAATCAAAACCAAGAATTAAATAAATCATTGGAACGCCAAAACTTGTTGCTTTCAGAAGTACATCATCGGGTTAAAAATAACCTTCAATTAGTTATTAGTCTGCTTGCATTACATTATAATAAAATAAAAAACAACAGCGAATTTCAATTTCTCGAGGAAATTGCAAATAAAATCAGAAGCATTGCATTGATACATGAACACTTATATAATTCTGGTGAATTTGAAAGAATTGAGTTAGGATCTTATATTAAAGAGCTTCTTGAACACTATTTGGCATTACATACCAGCGCACTTAAATTTGAGTATCATTTGGAATCCGATTCGCCTATTTATCTTAATTTAGAAACTACTATGCCTATTGGTATTATATGTACTGAACTTATTAGCAATTCTCTAAAATATGCTCGCAGAGAAGAGGTAACATTGCTTCTGGAATTTAAGCTTTATGCTTTAGAAAACAAATATATTCTCAAGTATCAGGATAATGGAGTATTTCCATCTGTTAAAAGCAGTAATAAAGAAGGAATGGGTACTATGTTAATTGACAGTATGGTTAGACAATTGCAAGCACAAAGTTCGTCCTCAGCTTTTGGAACATCATCATTTAATTTAATATTTCAAGAGAAAAAAGTTTCTGCAGTTTAA
- a CDS encoding Crp/Fnr family transcriptional regulator, which translates to MNINRLILHFDNYLPLDDTERKELSNRVIEKNIKRRQFILQENDVCKYYTFVISGLFKMYAVDKNGKENNIQFASENDWIADIGSFHNEKPSRLYIEAIEPSIILQISKDNLWYLYTNYPKFDRNFRVIIEDKFIELQNRVLQSISSTAEERYETYLEQYPNLSNRLPNTQIASYLGITPEFLSKIRNNISKK; encoded by the coding sequence ATGAACATAAACAGACTCATATTACATTTTGACAATTATCTACCTCTTGACGACACGGAAAGGAAGGAATTGAGCAATCGTGTAATTGAGAAAAACATCAAGCGGAGACAATTCATACTTCAAGAAAATGATGTTTGCAAATATTACACTTTTGTTATTTCAGGGCTTTTTAAAATGTATGCTGTTGACAAAAACGGAAAAGAAAACAACATACAATTTGCATCAGAAAACGACTGGATTGCAGACATTGGCAGTTTTCATAACGAAAAGCCAAGCCGACTTTATATAGAGGCAATAGAACCATCCATAATTCTACAAATTTCAAAAGACAATTTATGGTATTTGTACACAAATTACCCCAAGTTTGACAGAAATTTTAGAGTAATAATAGAAGATAAATTTATTGAGTTGCAAAATCGGGTTTTGCAATCTATAAGTTCTACGGCAGAAGAACGCTACGAGACTTACTTGGAACAATATCCGAATTTATCAAACCGACTACCCAATACCCAAATCGCTTCTTACTTAGGTATTACGCCTGAGTTTTTGAGTAAAATCCGCAATAACATTTCTAAAAAGTAA
- a CDS encoding NmrA/HSCARG family protein: MDKKTIVVIGASGSQGNGVVNALVNQGTYNVRAITRNLEKYTGNANEVVKGDLNDLQSLKDAFNNAYGVFAVTNFWEGADEIAQGKNAIEAAKAMGIVHFIWSTLPNVEIISKGAFEVPHFTRKAKVDDLVKNAGFKYSTFVQAPFYYQNFVGMLSPQPKQDGSTGWTLPIDPTKKVIHMADINDLGKVVAGAFSQPEKAGNGNYLALATELNSFNDILKVYKANGKEYSFTQVPAEVFSTFFDGAKELAEMFGYFEKHTYMGPNPETQIELAKDIATNKFVSFNEWINQNN; this comes from the coding sequence ATGGACAAAAAGACAATAGTAGTAATTGGAGCCTCCGGTTCACAAGGTAATGGCGTTGTAAATGCTTTAGTTAATCAAGGCACTTATAATGTGAGAGCAATAACCCGCAACCTAGAAAAGTACACAGGAAATGCAAACGAAGTGGTTAAAGGTGATTTAAACGATTTGCAATCATTAAAAGATGCTTTTAACAACGCTTACGGAGTTTTTGCAGTAACTAATTTTTGGGAAGGTGCAGACGAAATTGCTCAAGGTAAAAATGCTATCGAAGCAGCAAAAGCAATGGGAATAGTACATTTTATTTGGTCAACACTTCCAAATGTAGAAATTATTAGCAAGGGAGCGTTTGAAGTTCCTCACTTTACAAGAAAAGCAAAAGTAGATGACTTGGTAAAAAATGCTGGTTTTAAGTATTCAACATTTGTTCAAGCTCCATTTTATTATCAAAATTTTGTTGGAATGCTCAGTCCTCAGCCAAAACAAGATGGCTCAACTGGTTGGACACTCCCAATTGACCCTACTAAAAAAGTAATTCATATGGCGGATATAAATGACTTGGGAAAGGTAGTTGCAGGTGCTTTTTCACAACCGGAAAAAGCTGGAAATGGCAATTACCTTGCATTAGCCACAGAGTTAAATAGTTTTAACGATATTCTTAAAGTATATAAAGCCAATGGTAAAGAATATAGCTTTACGCAAGTGCCCGCTGAAGTGTTTTCAACGTTTTTTGATGGAGCAAAAGAATTAGCCGAAATGTTCGGGTATTTTGAAAAACATACTTATATGGGACCTAATCCCGAAACACAAATAGAATTGGCAAAAGATATTGCCACCAACAAATTCGTATCTTTTAATGAATGGATAAATCAAAATAATTAA
- a CDS encoding dihydrofolate reductase family protein → MRKVISFMHISLDGFVAGPNGEMSWIKADQEIFDYVGKRISKSDTSLYGRVTYQLMESYWPTAADKPAATKHDIEHSKWYKNVRKVVLSKTMKETGLTNTTIINDNLADRINEIKQQAGEDILLFGSPTATHSLIQQNLIDGYWLFINPIILGQGIPLFVDIKDKIKLKLLPMTRQFTCGVTELNYTVDR, encoded by the coding sequence TTGAGAAAAGTAATTTCATTTATGCACATATCGCTTGACGGCTTTGTAGCAGGACCAAACGGAGAAATGAGCTGGATTAAAGCTGACCAAGAAATTTTTGACTATGTAGGTAAGCGGATAAGCAAAAGCGACACTTCATTATATGGACGAGTGACTTATCAATTGATGGAAAGTTATTGGCCTACCGCAGCAGACAAGCCGGCAGCGACCAAGCACGACATTGAACATTCAAAATGGTATAAAAATGTTCGAAAAGTTGTTTTATCAAAAACAATGAAAGAAACGGGTTTGACTAACACAACAATTATTAACGACAACCTTGCAGACAGAATAAATGAAATAAAGCAACAGGCGGGTGAAGACATCTTGCTTTTTGGAAGTCCGACAGCAACACATTCACTAATTCAACAAAACTTAATTGATGGCTACTGGCTATTTATTAATCCAATTATTCTAGGACAAGGCATTCCATTGTTTGTAGACATAAAAGACAAAATAAAACTTAAACTTTTGCCTATGACTCGACAATTTACTTGCGGGGTAACGGAACTGAATTACACCGTAGATAGATAA
- a CDS encoding DUF1801 domain-containing protein → MNIQEQIKKYIDGQAEPKRADIEALHKRILQALPNCKLWFLDGKDDKGKIVSNPNIGYGIQTIKYADGKTKEFYQIGISANTTGISVYIMGIEDKKYLPETYGEKIGKASVTGYCIKFKTLKDISIDTLEAAILDGVKHTM, encoded by the coding sequence ATGAACATTCAAGAACAAATCAAAAAGTATATTGACGGCCAAGCTGAACCAAAACGGGCTGATATTGAAGCGTTGCATAAACGCATACTTCAAGCATTACCAAACTGTAAATTATGGTTCTTAGACGGCAAAGACGATAAAGGAAAAATTGTTTCCAATCCTAATATAGGATATGGAATTCAAACCATAAAATATGCTGACGGAAAAACTAAGGAGTTTTATCAAATTGGTATCAGTGCAAACACGACAGGAATTTCAGTTTATATAATGGGCATTGAAGACAAAAAGTATTTGCCCGAAACCTACGGTGAAAAAATAGGCAAGGCAAGTGTAACGGGCTATTGCATTAAGTTCAAAACGCTGAAGGACATAAGTATTGACACGCTTGAAGCGGCAATTCTAGACGGCGTTAAACATACGATGTAA
- a CDS encoding tetratricopeptide repeat protein, producing MITTKNIIAHALFLLISIYIVNGQNNPIADDYIRIADDFKKNSKPDSAIIYYEKASVEFQALGNIEKFISAYNQIGIILTRQDKYEQAKTYLEKGLSTGLSSLDTNNLVIAMTYISLGVIYNAEENYDLSLICHYKALAIRLLKLGANDAEVATSYGNIGNVHRNKKEFDKSIEAHLKAMKIREKIFGLTSAEIIESYVGLGNTYREKTDYSTSLVYFESALKNKIIQRREGHKDLVKFYKYISDVYYLMGNKLKGDEYKIIYIEIEKKSK from the coding sequence ATGATAACAACAAAAAACATTATTGCTCATGCTCTATTTTTGTTGATTTCTATCTACATTGTGAATGGACAAAATAATCCAATTGCTGACGATTACATTCGAATAGCAGACGATTTTAAGAAAAACTCTAAACCAGATAGTGCAATTATTTATTATGAAAAAGCATCTGTCGAATTTCAAGCACTTGGGAACATTGAAAAATTTATAAGCGCATATAATCAAATAGGAATTATTCTTACAAGACAGGACAAATATGAACAAGCGAAGACTTATTTAGAGAAGGGTTTATCAACGGGACTTTCTTCACTTGATACAAACAATCTGGTAATTGCAATGACTTACATTAGTTTAGGTGTAATTTATAACGCAGAAGAAAATTACGACCTATCTTTAATTTGCCATTACAAAGCCCTTGCCATTCGATTGTTGAAACTAGGAGCAAACGATGCCGAAGTTGCAACAAGTTATGGAAACATAGGAAATGTTCACCGCAACAAAAAGGAGTTTGATAAATCAATTGAAGCTCATTTAAAAGCAATGAAAATCAGAGAAAAAATTTTTGGGTTAACAAGTGCAGAAATTATTGAATCTTATGTGGGTCTGGGAAATACTTACCGGGAGAAAACAGATTATAGTACTTCATTGGTTTATTTTGAGAGCGCATTGAAAAATAAAATTATTCAACGTAGAGAAGGACATAAGGATTTAGTAAAATTTTACAAATACATCAGTGATGTATATTATTTGATGGGAAACAAATTGAAAGGAGACGAATACAAAATTATATATATAGAAATCGAAAAAAAGTCAAAATAA